ACCCCGGGGACGCGGCGGTGGTGTCGTTGCCGCAGCGGCGGGGGCCGCAGTCCCGCTGAACCCTTCTCGTCCCCAGGACCGTGCTCCGCGGAGCACGGTCCTTTTTCGTGTGCGAGCTACCACGCCGATCAAAACCGTCACTTTGTCGATACGGCCACTTTCGGCCTCGTATCGACATGAAGCGACACCGTTCGATCTTCGAATGATCGAAGATTTGTCCGAATTGAACGTATTGTTACTCACCAAATCGTGATCATTCTCTAAAGGAGCAGAGGTTTGGTGCCGAAGACCTCTGTGACCTTGAAAGCACGGTTCGTCCCCGGCTTCGACCCCACGAGCCCAGCGAATCGCCCCCCGTCCCGCACCCCAGGAGGCCTGGTGTCCGTTCTCCTCGAGCAGCCCGCAAGCCTGGTCGCCTACCGTCCGAACAAGCCGACCGCGATGGTGGTGGTGGCGGATCCCCGGGTCCGGTCCACCGTGACCCGCCACCTGTGGGCCCTCGGGGTCCGCGACGTGATCGAGGCCTCGTCCATCGCCGAGGCCCGTCCCCGCGTCGGCAACCCCCGTGACATCTGCGTCGCAGACGTCCACCTGCCGGACGGTTCCGGCCTGACCCTCCTCTCCGAGACCCGCGCGGCGGGGTGGCCCAACGGCCTCGCCCTCTCCGCCGCCGACGACATCGGCGCCGTACGCAACGCCCTCGCGGGCGGCGTGAAGGGATACGTCGTCACCGGCACCCGTACCAACATCGGACTGCCCACCCGCCCGGGTGCCGCCCCCATCGGCTCCGCCGCCCGTATGCACCGCCGTCCCCCGGGCGCCCCGAGCCACCCGGGCGGCTACCGGGAGCTCTCGGGACGCGAGGTCGAGGTGCTGCGCCTGGTCGCGGAGGGGCAGTCGAACAAGGCGATCGGCGTCTCCATGGGCCTGTCCGCGCTCACGGTCAAGAGCCACTTGGCCCGAATCGCACGCAAGCTCGGCACCGGCGACCGCGCCGGAATGGTGGCGGTGGCCCTGCGCACCGGGATCATCCACTGACGCGGAGGGCCCTGGAGCGGCAAGAGGCCGGGATTATCCCGGCACGTCCGGGCTCTCCCGGTTCGCCGGAAACATTCACTGACACGTGTGACACGTGACTGGTTTACGACCCCGCAAGGCCCGTCGGCGGAACGTTCCGTCGGCGGGCCTTGTCCATACACGGATACCCTTGACAGGTGACCGACGCCCAAGAGACCGCAGCAGACAGGACCCTGCGAACCACCGGAGGCGCCCCTCCGGACGACGGCGGATCCTCTGAAGCGGGGGCGCCGATCCCTCTGCTGGAGCCGAGGGACGGAATTCCGGCCGTGATCGCCGACGAGTCCTCGCTCGCCGCGGTGATCGCCGACTTCGCCGCCGGCTCCGGCCCCGTCGCCGTGGACGCCGAACGCGCGTCCGGTTACCGCTACGGTCAGCGGGCCTATCTGGTGCAGCTGCGCCGTGAGGGCGCGGGCACCGCGCTCATCGATCCCGTCGCCTGCCCGGACCTCTCCGGCCTCGGCGAGGCGCTCTCCGGCGTGGAGTGGGTGCTGCACGCGGCCACCCAGGACCTGCCCTGTCTGCGCGAGATAGACATGGTGCCGACGCGGATCTTCGACACCGAGCTGGCCGGGCGGCTCGCCGGGTTCCCCCGGGTCGGCCTCGGCGCGATGGTCGAGGGCGTGCTCGGCTACGTCCTGGAGAAGGGCCACTCCGCGGTCGACTGGTCCACCCGCCCGCTGCCCGAGCCGTGGCTGCGCTACGCCGCGCTCGACGTGGAGCTCCTCGTGGACCTGCGGGACGCCCTGGAGAAGGAGCTGGAGCGGCAGGGGAAGCTGGAGTGGGCGCGGCAGGAGTTCGACGCGATCGCGTCCGCGCCGCCCGCCGAACCGCGCAAGGACCCGTGGCGGCGGACGTCCGGGATGCACAAGGTGCGGCGGCGCCGGCAGATGGCGGTCGTGCGCGAGATGTGGGAGGCGCGGGACCGCATCGCCCGGCGGCGGGACGTGTCGCCGGGGAAGGTGCTGAGCGACGCGGCGATCGTGGAGGCGGCCCTGGCCCTGCCGGTCAACGCGCACGCGCTGGCCGCGCTGACCGGGTTCGGGCATCGGATGGGACGGCGGCAGCTGGAGCAGTGGCAGGCCGCGGTGGACCGGGCCAGGGCCCTGCCGGACTCCGCGCTGCCGGCGCACGGGCAGCCGGTGACGGGCCCGCCGCCGCCGAAGGCGTGGGCCGACAAGGATCCGGCGGCGGCGGCGCGGCTGTCCGCGGCGCGGGCCGGGGTGTCCGCGCTGGCGGAGCAGCTCACCATGCCGCAGGAGAATCTGATCACTCCGGACACCGTTCGGCGGTTGTGCTGGGAGCCGCCGGTCACGGCCGACGCCGAGTCGATCTCCGCTGCGCTGGCCGGGTACGGGGCGCGGGCCTGGCAGGTGGAGCTGGTCACACCGGTTCTGGTGGGGGCGCTGTCCGCCGCGGCGAAGGTGAAGAAGGCATAGGCGCCGCAGGGGCCTCTGTGTGTGGGCGGGTGCGGGTCGCGTGTGGTTGCTCGCGCGGTTCCCCGCGCCCCACAAGAGCCTGCCGCCCCCGTCGGCCAGCCGTGATACCTACTTCGTCGCCCCCCTCATGAAGCCGTTGTAGATGAACCTCTGGAGCAGCAGGAAGGCGATCAGGGTCGGCAGGATCACCAGGACCGCTCCTGCCGAGATCGTCTCCCAGTGGGCTCCGAAGGGGCCCTTGAAACGGAAGAGGGACGTGGAGATGACACCGCGGTCGTCGGAGGGCAGGTAGAGGAAGGGGATGTAGAAGTCGTTGTAGACCGTGATCCCCTTGACGATGACGACGGTGGCGATCGCCGGTTTGAGCAGCGGGAAGATGATCTTCCGGTAGATGGTGAAGGCGTTGGCACCGTCCAGGCGGGCGGCCTCGTCGAGGGAGACCGGGATCGACCGCACGAACTGCAGGAAGATGTAGATCGAGACGATGTCGGTGCCCATGTAGAGGGCGATCGGCGCCCAGAGGGTGTCGAACATGCCGAAGCTGTCGACGATCTGGAAGGTCGCGACCTGCGTGGTGACGCCGGGGACGAGGGTCGCGACGAGGAACAGGGCGAGGACCGGTTTCCGGAAGCGGAAGGTGAAGCGGTCGATCGCGTAGGCCGCCATCGAGCCGATGAGGACCGTTCCGGTGATGGCGAAGAGAAGGATGAAGGCCGTGTTGCCGAAGGCGGCGAGCATCTCGCCGTCGCGGAAGGCCGTGGCGTAGTTCTCCAGGTTCAGGAAGTCGTCCGGCAGGGTGAGGGCGCCGCTGTCGTCCGCCATCTCCCGTTCGGTCTTGAGCGAGGTCAGCAGCACCACGAGCAGGGGCAGCAGGACCACGACCGACGCGCCGACCAGGGACAGATAGGTGAGCGTGCGGGCGACTCGCCCGCGGGTCACCGGGGTTGGGGTCGTCAGCGTCGTCATACGAGGTCCACCCTGTCGTCGGGGACCAGCCGGCGTTGCAGCCACGTCACCGCCAGGATGATCAGCAGCAGGACGACCGCGGCGGCGGACGCGAGGCCCGTCTTGTTGAACTGGAAGGCGAGCTTGACGGTCTGGATCACGAAGGTCTCGGTGCCGGTGGCGCCGCCCGTCATGATGTACGGGATCTCGAAGACCGAGAGCGAGCCGGAGATCGAGAGGATCACGCTCAGGCTCAGCACCGGTCGGATGCCGGGCGCGATGATGTACCGGAACTGGTGCCAGCGGTTCGCGCCGTCGAGTTCGGCGGCCTCGTACAGCTCCCCCGGGATCGACTGGATCGCGCCGAGGAAGAGCACGAAGTTCAGGCCCATGTAGCGCCACACCGAGACGCCGGCGAGAGAGACGTTCGCGGAGGTCTCCGTGCCGAGCCAGGCGCGGTCCGACTCGTGTCCGAACAGGGCGAGGACCGAGTCGAGGGTGCCGCCGTCCTGGAAGAAGTAGAGGAAGACGAAGCCGATCGCGACACCGTTGATCAGGTAGGGGAAGAAGAGGATGCCCTTGAAGACGTTCCGGAAGCGGAGGTTGAAGCTGAGGACCGTCGCGAAGTAGAGGGCTGCCACGATCTGCACGGCGGACGCGGCCAGGTAGTAGGCGCTGACGAAGAAGACCCGGAACAGTTCGGGCCGGGTGAAGATCTCGACGTAGTTGTCGGTGCCGGTGTAGTTCAGCTCGGGGCTGACGCCGTCCCAGTCGGTGAAGCTGTACGCCAGCATGTTGGCGACCGGCACGTAGGTGAAGGTGATCAGCAGGGCCAGCGGGACGGCCAGGAAGAGCCAGGGGGTGAGGCCGCGCCACAGGCGCACCCCGCGAGGGGCGCGCCGGGGCGTGGGGGGCCGGGGCGCGGCCGCCCGGGGCCGCGCCGCCTTCTCCGTCGCGTGCGAGGGGGGTGTCGTACGCGCCTGGGGCATCAGGACCCCACGGTCTTCGCTGCCTCGGTCCAGCGCCTGCCGAGGTCGTCGAGGAAGTCGTCGACGTCGCCGTCCTTGGCGCCCCGGGCGATGTCGACCAGTTCCTGGCGGTAGGCCGGCGCGTTGATGCCGACCTCCGAGGCGTTGTCGATCTCCTTGACCGTCCCGCCCTTGGCG
The DNA window shown above is from Streptomyces akebiae and carries:
- a CDS encoding helix-turn-helix transcriptional regulator translates to MSVLLEQPASLVAYRPNKPTAMVVVADPRVRSTVTRHLWALGVRDVIEASSIAEARPRVGNPRDICVADVHLPDGSGLTLLSETRAAGWPNGLALSAADDIGAVRNALAGGVKGYVVTGTRTNIGLPTRPGAAPIGSAARMHRRPPGAPSHPGGYRELSGREVEVLRLVAEGQSNKAIGVSMGLSALTVKSHLARIARKLGTGDRAGMVAVALRTGIIH
- a CDS encoding HRDC domain-containing protein — translated: MTDAQETAADRTLRTTGGAPPDDGGSSEAGAPIPLLEPRDGIPAVIADESSLAAVIADFAAGSGPVAVDAERASGYRYGQRAYLVQLRREGAGTALIDPVACPDLSGLGEALSGVEWVLHAATQDLPCLREIDMVPTRIFDTELAGRLAGFPRVGLGAMVEGVLGYVLEKGHSAVDWSTRPLPEPWLRYAALDVELLVDLRDALEKELERQGKLEWARQEFDAIASAPPAEPRKDPWRRTSGMHKVRRRRQMAVVREMWEARDRIARRRDVSPGKVLSDAAIVEAALALPVNAHALAALTGFGHRMGRRQLEQWQAAVDRARALPDSALPAHGQPVTGPPPPKAWADKDPAAAARLSAARAGVSALAEQLTMPQENLITPDTVRRLCWEPPVTADAESISAALAGYGARAWQVELVTPVLVGALSAAAKVKKA
- a CDS encoding carbohydrate ABC transporter permease, with translation MTTLTTPTPVTRGRVARTLTYLSLVGASVVVLLPLLVVLLTSLKTEREMADDSGALTLPDDFLNLENYATAFRDGEMLAAFGNTAFILLFAITGTVLIGSMAAYAIDRFTFRFRKPVLALFLVATLVPGVTTQVATFQIVDSFGMFDTLWAPIALYMGTDIVSIYIFLQFVRSIPVSLDEAARLDGANAFTIYRKIIFPLLKPAIATVVIVKGITVYNDFYIPFLYLPSDDRGVISTSLFRFKGPFGAHWETISAGAVLVILPTLIAFLLLQRFIYNGFMRGATK
- a CDS encoding carbohydrate ABC transporter permease; amino-acid sequence: MPQARTTPPSHATEKAARPRAAAPRPPTPRRAPRGVRLWRGLTPWLFLAVPLALLITFTYVPVANMLAYSFTDWDGVSPELNYTGTDNYVEIFTRPELFRVFFVSAYYLAASAVQIVAALYFATVLSFNLRFRNVFKGILFFPYLINGVAIGFVFLYFFQDGGTLDSVLALFGHESDRAWLGTETSANVSLAGVSVWRYMGLNFVLFLGAIQSIPGELYEAAELDGANRWHQFRYIIAPGIRPVLSLSVILSISGSLSVFEIPYIMTGGATGTETFVIQTVKLAFQFNKTGLASAAAVVLLLIILAVTWLQRRLVPDDRVDLV